A genomic region of Anaeromyxobacter sp. contains the following coding sequences:
- a CDS encoding Crp/Fnr family transcriptional regulator, protein MADDPMFQRFGREFPRGAVLFHEGERGQEMFVVHQGKVTISKRVGEVEKILSTLGPGEFLGEMAILNNRPRSATATCAEDSKVLVIDAKTFETMVRSSAEIAVRLIKKLSDRLAEANEQIENLLLTDAASRVVHWLAMSAERGLRTPAGQKIEVPPRELAARVGVRPEQADEALLKLLKAKLIAVHPDGFVVADVAKLRHFLEFLQMKAQFGDVA, encoded by the coding sequence ATGGCCGACGACCCCATGTTCCAGCGCTTCGGCAGGGAGTTCCCGCGTGGCGCGGTGCTGTTCCACGAGGGCGAGCGCGGCCAGGAGATGTTCGTGGTGCACCAGGGCAAGGTGACCATCTCCAAGCGGGTGGGGGAGGTGGAGAAGATCCTCTCGACCCTGGGGCCGGGCGAGTTCCTGGGCGAGATGGCCATCCTCAACAACCGGCCCCGCTCCGCCACCGCCACCTGCGCCGAGGACTCCAAGGTGCTGGTCATCGACGCCAAGACGTTCGAGACCATGGTCCGCTCCAGCGCCGAGATCGCGGTGCGGCTCATCAAGAAGCTCTCCGACCGGCTGGCCGAGGCCAACGAGCAGATCGAGAACCTGCTGCTCACCGACGCCGCCTCGCGGGTGGTGCACTGGCTGGCCATGTCGGCGGAGCGCGGCCTGCGCACGCCGGCCGGCCAGAAGATCGAGGTGCCGCCCAGGGAGCTGGCGGCGCGGGTGGGGGTGCGGCCGGAGCAGGCCGACGAGGCGCTCCTCAAGCTGCTCAAGGCCAAGCTCATCGCGGTCCACCCCGACGGCTTCGTGGTGGCCGACGTGGCCAAGCTCCGACACTTCCTGGAGTTCCTGCAGATGAAGGCGCAG